A single window of Lynx canadensis isolate LIC74 chromosome C2, mLynCan4.pri.v2, whole genome shotgun sequence DNA harbors:
- the KCNMB2 gene encoding calcium-activated potassium channel subunit beta-2, producing the protein MFIWTSGRTSSSYRHDEKRNIYQKIRDHDLLDKRKTVTALKAGEDRAILLGLAMMVCSIMMYFLLGITLLRSYMQSVWTEESQCTLVNASITETFNCSFSCGPDCWKLSQYPCLQVYVNLTSSGEKLLLYHTEETMKINQKCSYIPKCGKNFEESMSLVNVVMENFRKYQHFSCYSDPEGNQKSVILTKLYSSNVLFHSLFWPTCMMAGGVVIVAMVKLTQYLSLLCERIQRINR; encoded by the exons aaatatttaccaaaaaatcaGGGACCACGACCTCCTGGACAAAAGGAAAACTGTCACAGCACTGAAAGCAGGAGAGGACCGGGCCATTCTCCTGGGACTGGCCATGATGGTCTGCTCCATCATGATGTACTTTCTGCTGGGAATCACACTCCTGCGCTCATACATGCAGAG CGTGTGGACTGAGGAGTCTCAATGCACCTTGGTGAATGCATCCATCACAGAAACATTTAACTGCTCCTTCAGCTGTGGTCCAGACTGCTGGAAACTCTCTCAGTACCCCTGCCTCCAGGTGTACGTTAACCTGACTTCTTCTGGTGAAAAGCTCCTTCTCTACCACACCGAAGAGACCATGAAAATCAATCAGAAG TGCTCCTATATACCTAAGTGtggaaaaaattttgaagaatcCATGTCCCTGGTGAATGTTGTCATGGAAAACTTCAGGAAGTATCAACACTTCTCCTGCTATTCCGACCCAGAAGGAAACCAGAAGAGCGTCATCCTCACCAAACTCTACAGTTCCAACGTGCTGTTCCATTCACTGTTCTGGCCAACATGTATGATGGCTGGGGGCGTGGTGATTGTAGCCATGGTGAAACTCACACAGTACCTCTCCCTGCTCTGTGAGAGGATCCAACGGATCAATAGATAA